One Streptomyces sp. NBC_00554 DNA segment encodes these proteins:
- a CDS encoding AraC family transcriptional regulator: protein MAASAERARHWQYAELPGVDLLRARYVEKIFVRHTHENFVIAAIAEGVEVFHHGSADQYAGPGALALVNPDTPHTGRAGVPEGWRYGAVYPSPELVAEIAAETTTIRGTPGFISPVLDDPYAAGLVHQVLRAAEEGNALAADTLLRVAVTRLLRLNGGPLPQRAVRTAGAHIAARARAVLDERMAEPPTLELLATELGTSPFALLRAFRDAYGMPPHTWLTDARVRRARHLLDTGSAPAEAAVAVGFTDQPHLNRHFTRIVGVPPGAYQRERKNVQDGEGRLLLPSKAWQNRQLSQTYAKKTAENPTQPSSGTPWESGSPSACPVSPSG from the coding sequence ATGGCGGCTTCAGCGGAGCGGGCGCGGCACTGGCAGTACGCGGAACTGCCCGGTGTCGATCTGCTGCGGGCCCGATACGTCGAGAAGATCTTTGTGCGGCATACCCACGAGAACTTCGTCATCGCCGCCATCGCCGAAGGCGTCGAGGTCTTCCACCACGGCAGCGCCGACCAGTACGCGGGCCCGGGCGCACTGGCGCTGGTCAACCCCGACACTCCGCACACCGGCCGCGCCGGCGTCCCCGAGGGCTGGCGGTACGGGGCGGTGTACCCGTCCCCGGAACTGGTGGCCGAGATCGCCGCCGAGACCACCACGATCCGCGGCACTCCCGGATTCATCAGCCCCGTGCTCGACGACCCGTACGCCGCAGGTCTCGTCCACCAGGTGCTCAGGGCCGCGGAGGAGGGCAACGCGCTCGCCGCCGACACCTTGCTGCGGGTGGCCGTGACCCGGCTGCTGCGGCTGAACGGAGGCCCGCTGCCGCAGCGGGCCGTGCGCACCGCCGGTGCTCATATCGCGGCACGCGCGCGTGCCGTGCTGGACGAGCGGATGGCCGAGCCCCCGACTCTGGAGCTGCTCGCCACCGAACTCGGCACCAGCCCGTTCGCGCTGCTGCGAGCGTTCCGCGATGCCTACGGGATGCCGCCCCACACCTGGCTGACCGACGCCCGCGTACGCCGGGCCCGCCACCTCCTGGACACCGGTTCCGCGCCCGCCGAGGCGGCCGTCGCCGTCGGCTTCACCGACCAGCCGCACCTCAACCGTCACTTCACCCGGATCGTGGGCGTCCCCCCGGGCGCCTACCAGCGTGAGCGCAAGAACGTACAAGACGGCGAAGGGCGACTGCTCCTACCGTCCAAGGCGTGGCAGAACAGACAGCTCTCGCAGACATACGCAAAGAAGACGGCGGAAAACCCGACGCAGCCGTCGTCCGGGACGCCCTGGGAGTCGGGATCGCCGTCGGCCTGTCCGGTTTCGCCTTCGGGGTGA